One window from the genome of Cucumis melo cultivar AY chromosome 10, USDA_Cmelo_AY_1.0, whole genome shotgun sequence encodes:
- the LOC103502562 gene encoding uncharacterized protein LOC103502562 isoform X3 encodes MINPFIRRRITDTHAVPLGGLGSGSIGRSYRGEFQRWQLFPRKCEDKPILANQFSVFVSRPNGEKYSTVLCAQSPENQREVESSGIGSWDWNLKGHSSTYHALYPRAWTIYNGEPDPELRIVCRQISPVIPHNYKESSYPVSVFTFTLHNSGKTDADVNLLFTWANSVGGLSEYSGNHINSRTKKKDGVHTVLLHHKTASGYPPVTYAIAAQEGNGVHVSDCPCFVISGHSQGISAKDMWLEIKEHGSFDRLKFADMSMPSEVGSSIGAAITASITVSSDSVRTVTFSLSWDCPEVNFCRGKTYHRRYTKFYGNLGDAAADIARDAILEHHHWESQIDAWQRPVLEDKRFPKWYPVTLFNELYYLNAGGTIWTDGSLPIQSLVSIGERGFCLDQCRSGLKSVIYESHENDTANDILGRMTSRLDELRDSVESNSAFGVNLLQKGEENVGQFLYLEGVEYTMWNTYDVHFYSSFAIIMLFPKLELSIQRDFAAAVMMHDPSKMQLLDNGKWEARNVLGAVPHDIGVNDPWFEVNGYNLYNTDRWKDLNPKFVLQIYRDVVATGDMKFAKAVWPPVYLSIAYMDQFDRDGDGMIENDGFPDQTYDTWSVTGVSAYSGGLWVAALQAASALARVVDEKDAEHYFWFKFQKAKRAYEKLWNGSYFNYDSSGGSSSSSIQADQLAGQWYARASGLLPIVDEDKAKSALAKVYNYNVMKVKDGKRGAVNGMLPDGTVDFSSMQSREIWSGVTYAVAASMIHENMTDMAFRTAQGIHEAAWSEDGLGLFSIKSQMISYDKKLDGLDVRYNFQTPEAWTTTDRYRSLCYMRPLAIWAMQWAFSEKVSVIEELKELDSDAILRHHAKFSKVARLLKLPEDGTSSSVLQTVYDYTLKRFF; translated from the exons ATGATAAATCCTTTTATCAGACGTCGTATAACTGACACTCATGCCGTTCCTCTAGGTGGTCTGGG ATCAGGAAGCATTGGAAGAAGTTACCGAGGTGAATTTCAACGATGGCAACTATTCCCTAGAAAATGTGAAGATAAGCCAATTTTAGCAAATCAATTTTCT GTTTTCGTCTCACGACCGAATGGTGAGAAGTATTCTACTGTACTATGTGCACAGAGCCCTGAAAACCAGAG GGAAGTTGAATCATCAGGCATTGGATCGTGGGATTGGAATTTGAAGGGTCATAGCTCCACATATCATGCTCTGTATCCTCGAGCTTGGACGATATACAATG GTGAACCGGATCCAGAACTTAGAATAGTTTGCCGTCAGATTTCACCTGTTATTCCTCATAATTACAAGGAGAGCAGTTACCCTGTCTCAGTTTTTACTTTCACG CTGCATAATTCTGGAAAAACAGATGCTGACGTCAATTTGCTTTTCACCTGGGCA AATTCAGTTGGAGGGCTTTCTGAGTACTCTGGTAACCATATCAATTCGAGAACAAA GAAGAAAGATGGCGTGCATACTGTGCTTCTACATCACAA GACAGCAAGTGGATATCCCCCTGTGACGTATGCTATTGCCGCACAGGAGGGCAATGGGGTTCATGTCTCAGATTGCCCTTGTTTTGTAATATCTGGCCACTCCCAGGGTATATCAGCCAAGGATATGTGGCTTGAGATCAAAGAG CATGGATCATTTGATCGGCTTAAATTTGCTGATATGTCAATGCCCTCTGAAGTGGGTTCGTCCATTGGTGCGGCCATTACGGCTTCAATTACAGTTTCATCTGATTCTGTTCGTACCGTGACATTTTCGTTGTCATGGGACTGTCCTGAAGTGAACTTTTGTAGAGGAAAAACTTATCACAG GCGTTACACAAAATTCTATGGTAACCTTGGTGATGCTGCTGCTGATATTGCACGTGATGCTATACTAG AACATCATCACTGGGAATCTCAAATTGATGCTTGGCAAAGACCTGTTCTTGAAGACAAGAGGTTTCCAAAATG GTATCCCGTTACTCTCTTTAACGAGCTTTATTATCTAAATGCCGGAGGGACAATCTGGACAG ATGGTTCTCTTCCAATTCAGAGTTTAGTAAGCATAGGGGAAAGAGGATTTTGCCTTGATCAATGCAGATCTGGTCTGAAGAGTGTGATTTATGAGTCCCACGAAAATGACACTGCTAATGATATTCTTGGGAGGATGACTTCAAGACTTGATGAGTTACGGGATTCAGTCGAGTCAAATTCTGCATTTGGAGTAAATCTGCTTCAAAAGGGAGAGGAAAATGTTGGGCAGTTCCTTTACCTTGAAGGGGTTGAATACACGATGTGGAATACCTATGACGTTCACTTTTACTCCTCTTTTGCAATAATAATGCTATTTCCAAAACTCGAACTCAGCATTCAACGAGATTTTGCAGCAGCAGTGATGATGCATGATCCCAGCAAGATGCAACTTCTTGATAATGGGAAATGGGAAGCAAGAAATGTTCTTGGAGCTGTTCCCCATGACATCGGAGTTAATGATCCATGGTTTGAAGTGAATGGATATAACCTATATAATACGGATAGGTGGAAGGACTTGAATCCAAAATTTGTCCTCCAAATTTATAGGGATGTTGTTGCCACAGGGGATATGAAATTTGCAAAGGCTGTCTGGCCCCCTGTCTATCTTTCCATAGCTTATATGGACCAGTTTGATCGAGATGGTGATGGGATGATTGAGAATGATGGGTTCCCCGATCAGACTTATGATACGTGGTCCGTCACTGGTGTTAGTGCATACAGTGGTGGCTTATGGGTGGCAGCGTTGCAGGCTGCTTCAGCCCTGGCTCGTGTAGTCGATGAAAAGGATGCTGAACACTATTTTTGGTTCAAATTTCAGAAGGCAAAACGTGCGTATGAGAAATTGTGGAATGGTTCTTACTTCAACTATGACAGTAGTGGCGGGAGTTCAAGTTCATCCATTCAAGCTGATCAGTTGGCTGGACAATg GTATGCGAGAGCTTCAGGTCTTCTTCCCATTGTAGATGAAGACAAGGCCAAAAGTGCACTGGCGAAGGTATACAATTACAATGTCATGAAGGTGAAGGATGGGAAGCGAGGTGCAGTAAACGGGATGCTTCCAGATGGTACGGTAGACTTTTCATCAATGCAGTCAAGAGAAATATGGTCAGGAGTGACATACGCAGTTGCTGCTTCAATGATCCATGAAAATATGACCGACATGGCATTTCGAACAGCACAAGGCATCCATGAAGCTGCATGGTCAGAAGATGGCCTGGG ACTGTTTTCAATCAAATCTCAGATGATTTCCTATGACAAGAAGCTTGATGGTCTGGACGTCAG ATACAACTTTCAGACACCAGAAGCTTGGACAACCACGGATCGGTACAGATCATTGTGTTACATGCGACCTCTAGCGATTTGGGCGATGCAATGGGCATTTTCAGAAAAAGTATCTGTCATCGAGGAGTTGAAAGAACTCGATAGCGATGCCATATTAAGACACCATGCTAAGTTTTCAAAAGTTGCCCGCCTTTTGAAGTTGCCTGAAGATGGGACATCTTCAAGTGTTCTACAAACCGTCTATGATTACACCCTTAAGAGGTTTTTCTAG
- the LOC103502562 gene encoding uncharacterized protein LOC103502562 isoform X1, with translation MSEGKKLENGFVEQDEDINKSLTEKTGTDPGQTPSLTWQRKLNREGPSLWQFRLHLKEIIHLAPVGFRLIRYIREESVKGRGAMINPFIRRRITDTHAVPLGGLGSGSIGRSYRGEFQRWQLFPRKCEDKPILANQFSVFVSRPNGEKYSTVLCAQSPENQREVESSGIGSWDWNLKGHSSTYHALYPRAWTIYNGEPDPELRIVCRQISPVIPHNYKESSYPVSVFTFTLHNSGKTDADVNLLFTWANSVGGLSEYSGNHINSRTKKKDGVHTVLLHHKTASGYPPVTYAIAAQEGNGVHVSDCPCFVISGHSQGISAKDMWLEIKEHGSFDRLKFADMSMPSEVGSSIGAAITASITVSSDSVRTVTFSLSWDCPEVNFCRGKTYHRRYTKFYGNLGDAAADIARDAILEHHHWESQIDAWQRPVLEDKRFPKWYPVTLFNELYYLNAGGTIWTDGSLPIQSLVSIGERGFCLDQCRSGLKSVIYESHENDTANDILGRMTSRLDELRDSVESNSAFGVNLLQKGEENVGQFLYLEGVEYTMWNTYDVHFYSSFAIIMLFPKLELSIQRDFAAAVMMHDPSKMQLLDNGKWEARNVLGAVPHDIGVNDPWFEVNGYNLYNTDRWKDLNPKFVLQIYRDVVATGDMKFAKAVWPPVYLSIAYMDQFDRDGDGMIENDGFPDQTYDTWSVTGVSAYSGGLWVAALQAASALARVVDEKDAEHYFWFKFQKAKRAYEKLWNGSYFNYDSSGGSSSSSIQADQLAGQWYARASGLLPIVDEDKAKSALAKVYNYNVMKVKDGKRGAVNGMLPDGTVDFSSMQSREIWSGVTYAVAASMIHENMTDMAFRTAQGIHEAAWSEDGLGLFSIKSQMISYDKKLDGLDVRYNFQTPEAWTTTDRYRSLCYMRPLAIWAMQWAFSEKVSVIEELKELDSDAILRHHAKFSKVARLLKLPEDGTSSSVLQTVYDYTLKRFF, from the exons ATGTCAGAAGGCAAAAAGTTGGAAAATGGCTTTGTTGAGCAAGATGAGGATATCAATAAATCTCTAACTGAAAAG ACTGGCACTGATCCAGGGCAAACCCCATCACTCACCTGGCAAAGAAAATTAAACAGGGAAGGGCCTTCACTATGGCAGTTCAGGCTGCATCTGAAAGAGATAATTCATCtg GCTCCAGTAGGGTTTAGGCTAATCCGCTATATCCGAGAAGAATCTGTCAAAGGAAGG GGGGCTATGATAAATCCTTTTATCAGACGTCGTATAACTGACACTCATGCCGTTCCTCTAGGTGGTCTGGG ATCAGGAAGCATTGGAAGAAGTTACCGAGGTGAATTTCAACGATGGCAACTATTCCCTAGAAAATGTGAAGATAAGCCAATTTTAGCAAATCAATTTTCT GTTTTCGTCTCACGACCGAATGGTGAGAAGTATTCTACTGTACTATGTGCACAGAGCCCTGAAAACCAGAG GGAAGTTGAATCATCAGGCATTGGATCGTGGGATTGGAATTTGAAGGGTCATAGCTCCACATATCATGCTCTGTATCCTCGAGCTTGGACGATATACAATG GTGAACCGGATCCAGAACTTAGAATAGTTTGCCGTCAGATTTCACCTGTTATTCCTCATAATTACAAGGAGAGCAGTTACCCTGTCTCAGTTTTTACTTTCACG CTGCATAATTCTGGAAAAACAGATGCTGACGTCAATTTGCTTTTCACCTGGGCA AATTCAGTTGGAGGGCTTTCTGAGTACTCTGGTAACCATATCAATTCGAGAACAAA GAAGAAAGATGGCGTGCATACTGTGCTTCTACATCACAA GACAGCAAGTGGATATCCCCCTGTGACGTATGCTATTGCCGCACAGGAGGGCAATGGGGTTCATGTCTCAGATTGCCCTTGTTTTGTAATATCTGGCCACTCCCAGGGTATATCAGCCAAGGATATGTGGCTTGAGATCAAAGAG CATGGATCATTTGATCGGCTTAAATTTGCTGATATGTCAATGCCCTCTGAAGTGGGTTCGTCCATTGGTGCGGCCATTACGGCTTCAATTACAGTTTCATCTGATTCTGTTCGTACCGTGACATTTTCGTTGTCATGGGACTGTCCTGAAGTGAACTTTTGTAGAGGAAAAACTTATCACAG GCGTTACACAAAATTCTATGGTAACCTTGGTGATGCTGCTGCTGATATTGCACGTGATGCTATACTAG AACATCATCACTGGGAATCTCAAATTGATGCTTGGCAAAGACCTGTTCTTGAAGACAAGAGGTTTCCAAAATG GTATCCCGTTACTCTCTTTAACGAGCTTTATTATCTAAATGCCGGAGGGACAATCTGGACAG ATGGTTCTCTTCCAATTCAGAGTTTAGTAAGCATAGGGGAAAGAGGATTTTGCCTTGATCAATGCAGATCTGGTCTGAAGAGTGTGATTTATGAGTCCCACGAAAATGACACTGCTAATGATATTCTTGGGAGGATGACTTCAAGACTTGATGAGTTACGGGATTCAGTCGAGTCAAATTCTGCATTTGGAGTAAATCTGCTTCAAAAGGGAGAGGAAAATGTTGGGCAGTTCCTTTACCTTGAAGGGGTTGAATACACGATGTGGAATACCTATGACGTTCACTTTTACTCCTCTTTTGCAATAATAATGCTATTTCCAAAACTCGAACTCAGCATTCAACGAGATTTTGCAGCAGCAGTGATGATGCATGATCCCAGCAAGATGCAACTTCTTGATAATGGGAAATGGGAAGCAAGAAATGTTCTTGGAGCTGTTCCCCATGACATCGGAGTTAATGATCCATGGTTTGAAGTGAATGGATATAACCTATATAATACGGATAGGTGGAAGGACTTGAATCCAAAATTTGTCCTCCAAATTTATAGGGATGTTGTTGCCACAGGGGATATGAAATTTGCAAAGGCTGTCTGGCCCCCTGTCTATCTTTCCATAGCTTATATGGACCAGTTTGATCGAGATGGTGATGGGATGATTGAGAATGATGGGTTCCCCGATCAGACTTATGATACGTGGTCCGTCACTGGTGTTAGTGCATACAGTGGTGGCTTATGGGTGGCAGCGTTGCAGGCTGCTTCAGCCCTGGCTCGTGTAGTCGATGAAAAGGATGCTGAACACTATTTTTGGTTCAAATTTCAGAAGGCAAAACGTGCGTATGAGAAATTGTGGAATGGTTCTTACTTCAACTATGACAGTAGTGGCGGGAGTTCAAGTTCATCCATTCAAGCTGATCAGTTGGCTGGACAATg GTATGCGAGAGCTTCAGGTCTTCTTCCCATTGTAGATGAAGACAAGGCCAAAAGTGCACTGGCGAAGGTATACAATTACAATGTCATGAAGGTGAAGGATGGGAAGCGAGGTGCAGTAAACGGGATGCTTCCAGATGGTACGGTAGACTTTTCATCAATGCAGTCAAGAGAAATATGGTCAGGAGTGACATACGCAGTTGCTGCTTCAATGATCCATGAAAATATGACCGACATGGCATTTCGAACAGCACAAGGCATCCATGAAGCTGCATGGTCAGAAGATGGCCTGGG ACTGTTTTCAATCAAATCTCAGATGATTTCCTATGACAAGAAGCTTGATGGTCTGGACGTCAG ATACAACTTTCAGACACCAGAAGCTTGGACAACCACGGATCGGTACAGATCATTGTGTTACATGCGACCTCTAGCGATTTGGGCGATGCAATGGGCATTTTCAGAAAAAGTATCTGTCATCGAGGAGTTGAAAGAACTCGATAGCGATGCCATATTAAGACACCATGCTAAGTTTTCAAAAGTTGCCCGCCTTTTGAAGTTGCCTGAAGATGGGACATCTTCAAGTGTTCTACAAACCGTCTATGATTACACCCTTAAGAGGTTTTTCTAG
- the LOC103502562 gene encoding uncharacterized protein LOC103502562 isoform X2 translates to MSEGKKLENGFVEQDEDINKSLTEKTGTDPGQTPSLTWQRKLNREGPSLWQFRLHLKEIIHLAPVGFRLIRYIREESVKGRGAMINPFIRRRITDTHAVPLGGLGSGSIGRSYRGEFQRWQLFPRKCEDKPILANQFSVFVSRPNGEKYSTVLCAQSPENQREVESSGIGSWDWNLKGHSSTYHALYPRAWTIYNGEPDPELRIVCRQISPVIPHNYKESSYPVSVFTFTLHNSGKTDADVNLLFTWANSVGGLSEYSGNHINSRTKKKDGVHTVLLHHKTASGYPPVTYAIAAQEGNGVHVSDCPCFVISGHSQGISAKDMWLEIKEHGSFDRLKFADMSMPSEVGSSIGAAITASITVSSDSVRTVTFSLSWDCPEVNFCRGKTYHRRYTKFYGNLGDAAADIARDAILEHHHWESQIDAWQRPVLEDKRFPKWYPVTLFNELYYLNAGGTIWTDGSLPIQSLVSIGERGFCLDQCRSGLKSVIYESHENDTANDILGRMTSRLDELRDSVESNSAFGVNLLQKGEENVGQFLYLEGVEYTMWNTYDVHFYSSFAIIMLFPKLELSIQRDFAAAVMMHDPSKMQLLDNGKWEARNVLGAVPHDIGVNDPWFEVNGYNLYNTDRWKDLNPKFVLQIYRDVVATGDMKFAKAVWPPVYLSIAYMDQFDRDGDGMIENDGFPDQTYDTWSVTGVSAYSGGLWVAALQAASALARVVDEKDAEHYFWFKFQKAKRAYEKLWNGSYFNYDSSGGSSSSSIQADQLAGQWYARASGLLPIVDEDKAKSALAKVYNYNVMKVKDGKRGAVNGMLPDGTVDFSSMQSREIWSGVTYAVAASMIHENMTDMAFRTAQGIHEAAWSEDGLGYNFQTPEAWTTTDRYRSLCYMRPLAIWAMQWAFSEKVSVIEELKELDSDAILRHHAKFSKVARLLKLPEDGTSSSVLQTVYDYTLKRFF, encoded by the exons ATGTCAGAAGGCAAAAAGTTGGAAAATGGCTTTGTTGAGCAAGATGAGGATATCAATAAATCTCTAACTGAAAAG ACTGGCACTGATCCAGGGCAAACCCCATCACTCACCTGGCAAAGAAAATTAAACAGGGAAGGGCCTTCACTATGGCAGTTCAGGCTGCATCTGAAAGAGATAATTCATCtg GCTCCAGTAGGGTTTAGGCTAATCCGCTATATCCGAGAAGAATCTGTCAAAGGAAGG GGGGCTATGATAAATCCTTTTATCAGACGTCGTATAACTGACACTCATGCCGTTCCTCTAGGTGGTCTGGG ATCAGGAAGCATTGGAAGAAGTTACCGAGGTGAATTTCAACGATGGCAACTATTCCCTAGAAAATGTGAAGATAAGCCAATTTTAGCAAATCAATTTTCT GTTTTCGTCTCACGACCGAATGGTGAGAAGTATTCTACTGTACTATGTGCACAGAGCCCTGAAAACCAGAG GGAAGTTGAATCATCAGGCATTGGATCGTGGGATTGGAATTTGAAGGGTCATAGCTCCACATATCATGCTCTGTATCCTCGAGCTTGGACGATATACAATG GTGAACCGGATCCAGAACTTAGAATAGTTTGCCGTCAGATTTCACCTGTTATTCCTCATAATTACAAGGAGAGCAGTTACCCTGTCTCAGTTTTTACTTTCACG CTGCATAATTCTGGAAAAACAGATGCTGACGTCAATTTGCTTTTCACCTGGGCA AATTCAGTTGGAGGGCTTTCTGAGTACTCTGGTAACCATATCAATTCGAGAACAAA GAAGAAAGATGGCGTGCATACTGTGCTTCTACATCACAA GACAGCAAGTGGATATCCCCCTGTGACGTATGCTATTGCCGCACAGGAGGGCAATGGGGTTCATGTCTCAGATTGCCCTTGTTTTGTAATATCTGGCCACTCCCAGGGTATATCAGCCAAGGATATGTGGCTTGAGATCAAAGAG CATGGATCATTTGATCGGCTTAAATTTGCTGATATGTCAATGCCCTCTGAAGTGGGTTCGTCCATTGGTGCGGCCATTACGGCTTCAATTACAGTTTCATCTGATTCTGTTCGTACCGTGACATTTTCGTTGTCATGGGACTGTCCTGAAGTGAACTTTTGTAGAGGAAAAACTTATCACAG GCGTTACACAAAATTCTATGGTAACCTTGGTGATGCTGCTGCTGATATTGCACGTGATGCTATACTAG AACATCATCACTGGGAATCTCAAATTGATGCTTGGCAAAGACCTGTTCTTGAAGACAAGAGGTTTCCAAAATG GTATCCCGTTACTCTCTTTAACGAGCTTTATTATCTAAATGCCGGAGGGACAATCTGGACAG ATGGTTCTCTTCCAATTCAGAGTTTAGTAAGCATAGGGGAAAGAGGATTTTGCCTTGATCAATGCAGATCTGGTCTGAAGAGTGTGATTTATGAGTCCCACGAAAATGACACTGCTAATGATATTCTTGGGAGGATGACTTCAAGACTTGATGAGTTACGGGATTCAGTCGAGTCAAATTCTGCATTTGGAGTAAATCTGCTTCAAAAGGGAGAGGAAAATGTTGGGCAGTTCCTTTACCTTGAAGGGGTTGAATACACGATGTGGAATACCTATGACGTTCACTTTTACTCCTCTTTTGCAATAATAATGCTATTTCCAAAACTCGAACTCAGCATTCAACGAGATTTTGCAGCAGCAGTGATGATGCATGATCCCAGCAAGATGCAACTTCTTGATAATGGGAAATGGGAAGCAAGAAATGTTCTTGGAGCTGTTCCCCATGACATCGGAGTTAATGATCCATGGTTTGAAGTGAATGGATATAACCTATATAATACGGATAGGTGGAAGGACTTGAATCCAAAATTTGTCCTCCAAATTTATAGGGATGTTGTTGCCACAGGGGATATGAAATTTGCAAAGGCTGTCTGGCCCCCTGTCTATCTTTCCATAGCTTATATGGACCAGTTTGATCGAGATGGTGATGGGATGATTGAGAATGATGGGTTCCCCGATCAGACTTATGATACGTGGTCCGTCACTGGTGTTAGTGCATACAGTGGTGGCTTATGGGTGGCAGCGTTGCAGGCTGCTTCAGCCCTGGCTCGTGTAGTCGATGAAAAGGATGCTGAACACTATTTTTGGTTCAAATTTCAGAAGGCAAAACGTGCGTATGAGAAATTGTGGAATGGTTCTTACTTCAACTATGACAGTAGTGGCGGGAGTTCAAGTTCATCCATTCAAGCTGATCAGTTGGCTGGACAATg GTATGCGAGAGCTTCAGGTCTTCTTCCCATTGTAGATGAAGACAAGGCCAAAAGTGCACTGGCGAAGGTATACAATTACAATGTCATGAAGGTGAAGGATGGGAAGCGAGGTGCAGTAAACGGGATGCTTCCAGATGGTACGGTAGACTTTTCATCAATGCAGTCAAGAGAAATATGGTCAGGAGTGACATACGCAGTTGCTGCTTCAATGATCCATGAAAATATGACCGACATGGCATTTCGAACAGCACAAGGCATCCATGAAGCTGCATGGTCAGAAGATGGCCTGGG ATACAACTTTCAGACACCAGAAGCTTGGACAACCACGGATCGGTACAGATCATTGTGTTACATGCGACCTCTAGCGATTTGGGCGATGCAATGGGCATTTTCAGAAAAAGTATCTGTCATCGAGGAGTTGAAAGAACTCGATAGCGATGCCATATTAAGACACCATGCTAAGTTTTCAAAAGTTGCCCGCCTTTTGAAGTTGCCTGAAGATGGGACATCTTCAAGTGTTCTACAAACCGTCTATGATTACACCCTTAAGAGGTTTTTCTAG